A single Leptolyngbya ohadii IS1 DNA region contains:
- a CDS encoding DDE transposase family protein: MTPPAQPNSEPSNSELSGLEQWYIVKQPSGICQILPAAEVAEASDAANQTDREKWGPFASQGEAIARRVGLIRAGKCQPQ; encoded by the coding sequence ATGACTCCCCCAGCGCAGCCAAACTCAGAGCCGTCTAACTCAGAGCTATCTGGCTTAGAACAGTGGTACATCGTTAAACAGCCTAGCGGTATATGCCAAATTCTTCCCGCCGCCGAAGTTGCCGAAGCCTCTGATGCCGCCAACCAAACCGATCGCGAAAAATGGGGACCGTTTGCCTCCCAGGGAGAAGCGATCGCCCGCCGAGTCGGCTTAATCCGCGCCGGAAAATGCCAACCCCAGTAA
- a CDS encoding GH3 auxin-responsive promoter family protein, with the protein MSNLVLSLVSTVTKQVKANFVRRTKNVMAVQEKFLLSLLRSHRDTEFGRQYGLAELKTIEQFRDRIPVLTYSHYEPYVERIAQGEPNILTPEPVIYLNLTSGSTGKQKLIPVTQRSRQVRSQVNQTSTGFLAEAMQRRKLPLGKLLVTTSARVVGQTSSGIDYGFVSAGDLRLNSKLYRQVAVQPFEALQVADSLARHYVCLLFALCDPQMRIVGANFPVLGLQLSHYLESCAEDLIHDIETGEIAPWLKLEPGIRASLERSWSSNPHRAAELRHILKTEGRLTPQLVWNLSAVVTALGGTSNFYLERFPTYFGDTPIFGGIYASSEAAFGTYYELNNEGTILAVNAGFFEFIAEDQWHVTEPKTLLPCEVTPGNYYRIVVTNYSGLYRYDINDVVEVLGFYNEAPIIVFRHRVGGLLSSTTEKTTEFHVAQVMQRLQQRFNLTVENFCVTLSEHEIPPHYLVNIELATGEQLTHAQDFIQHFDRYLQEIQPSYAVKRPEPIPPPRLRILASGSFATLRQQMLQRGIPESQLKFPHISDDRHLLTGLPIEREIDME; encoded by the coding sequence ATGAGTAACCTGGTGCTGTCTTTAGTTTCTACCGTCACGAAGCAAGTCAAAGCGAACTTCGTTCGGAGGACGAAAAACGTGATGGCAGTACAGGAGAAGTTTCTACTCTCGCTGCTGCGATCGCACCGGGACACCGAATTTGGCAGGCAGTACGGACTGGCAGAGCTTAAAACTATTGAGCAATTCCGCGATCGAATTCCGGTGCTGACCTACAGCCACTACGAGCCTTATGTAGAGCGTATCGCTCAGGGAGAGCCAAATATTCTGACGCCTGAGCCTGTGATTTACCTGAATCTAACCAGTGGCTCAACCGGAAAACAAAAGCTCATTCCTGTCACCCAGCGATCGCGTCAGGTTCGCAGTCAGGTTAACCAGACCAGTACTGGTTTTTTAGCTGAAGCGATGCAGCGGCGGAAACTGCCCCTGGGAAAGCTCCTTGTTACAACCTCAGCCCGTGTCGTTGGGCAAACCAGCAGCGGCATCGACTACGGTTTTGTGAGCGCAGGGGATTTGCGTCTAAACAGCAAACTCTATCGCCAGGTGGCTGTCCAGCCGTTTGAAGCGCTCCAGGTCGCGGATAGTCTGGCGCGTCACTATGTTTGCTTACTATTTGCCCTGTGCGATCCCCAGATGCGAATCGTTGGGGCAAATTTTCCGGTACTGGGATTACAGCTCAGCCACTATCTGGAGTCCTGTGCAGAGGATCTGATTCACGATATTGAAACAGGGGAGATTGCCCCTTGGCTAAAACTAGAGCCGGGAATTCGAGCCAGCCTGGAACGCAGCTGGTCGAGCAATCCCCATCGGGCAGCTGAACTGCGCCATATTCTCAAAACAGAGGGACGGCTTACGCCTCAATTGGTCTGGAATTTGTCTGCTGTGGTAACGGCTCTGGGGGGTACATCGAATTTTTATTTAGAGCGATTCCCGACTTACTTTGGCGATACCCCTATTTTTGGTGGAATTTATGCTTCTTCGGAAGCCGCTTTTGGCACTTACTATGAACTAAACAATGAGGGGACTATTCTGGCGGTTAACGCAGGCTTTTTTGAGTTTATCGCTGAAGACCAGTGGCACGTCACCGAGCCTAAGACACTATTGCCCTGTGAAGTCACGCCTGGAAACTACTATCGGATTGTCGTCACCAACTATAGCGGGCTTTATCGCTATGACATTAATGATGTCGTTGAGGTTTTAGGCTTTTATAACGAAGCTCCGATTATTGTTTTTCGGCACCGTGTGGGCGGTTTGCTTTCCTCAACTACCGAGAAGACGACAGAATTTCACGTTGCACAGGTGATGCAGCGGCTTCAGCAGAGGTTTAATCTCACGGTGGAAAACTTCTGTGTCACCTTATCCGAGCATGAGATCCCGCCTCACTATCTGGTCAATATTGAACTGGCGACTGGGGAACAGCTCACCCATGCTCAAGATTTTATTCAGCACTTCGATCGCTATCTGCAAGAAATTCAGCCGTCCTATGCGGTCAAGCGTCCAGAACCCATTCCACCGCCTCGCCTGCGAATTTTAGCATCCGGCAGTTTTGCAACCTTGCGCCAGCAAATGCTCCAGCGCGGCATCCCGGAGTCTCAGCTTAAGTTTCCCCACATTAGCGACGATCGCCATCTGCTCACTGGTTTACCGATCGAGCGGGAGATTGACATGGAATAG
- the lepB gene encoding signal peptidase I, which yields MASEPQNVPTPNAETASAQPKAEQSSGSWWSRLSKGQRDNLQILGIALVLAIVIRLLVAEPRYIPSDSMVPTLEIGDRLVVEKVAYRFRLPQRGDIVVFDPPPQLQQFGYAPDKAFIKRVIGTPGDVVQVTQGEVLINGQPLDEPYIAEPPGYEMRSVQVPAEQYFVMGDNRNNSNDSHVWGFLPRQNIIGRAVFCFYPFDRVGFLSLDEGFDQASNQIEKNVDRTIHQAVRQTVN from the coding sequence ATGGCTTCTGAACCGCAAAACGTTCCCACCCCAAATGCTGAAACCGCTAGCGCTCAACCCAAAGCGGAACAGTCGTCTGGCTCCTGGTGGTCGCGTCTCTCGAAAGGACAGCGGGACAATCTGCAAATTTTAGGGATTGCGCTGGTGCTGGCGATCGTGATTCGGCTGTTGGTGGCAGAGCCGCGATACATCCCGTCCGATTCGATGGTGCCGACTTTGGAGATTGGCGATCGGCTAGTGGTAGAAAAGGTTGCCTATCGGTTTCGCTTGCCCCAGCGAGGGGACATTGTGGTGTTTGATCCGCCGCCCCAGCTTCAGCAGTTTGGCTATGCGCCGGATAAGGCATTTATTAAGCGTGTGATTGGCACGCCGGGAGATGTGGTTCAGGTAACGCAGGGCGAAGTGTTAATCAACGGTCAACCTCTGGACGAACCCTACATTGCTGAGCCGCCAGGCTACGAGATGCGATCGGTTCAGGTGCCAGCAGAGCAGTATTTTGTGATGGGCGATAACCGCAACAACAGCAACGATTCCCATGTCTGGGGATTTTTGCCGCGTCAGAACATCATTGGTCGGGCAGTATTTTGCTTCTACCCGTTCGATCGCGTCGGGTTTTTAAGCTTAGACGAGGGATTTGACCAGGCTTCTAATCAGATTGAGAAAAACGTTGATCGCACTATTCATCAGGCGGTTCGTCAGACCGTGAATTAG
- a CDS encoding ParA family protein produces the protein MKSSAPKSASKSPSKSAKSAAAKSTASTSADLTAPKVLVVLNGKGGVGKTTTAVNLAAVFAEKFRVLLVDADPQGSASWWVERNQGGLGFDLSQETDSTLLTGLRRIKDYQLIVVDTPPALDSESLAAVIPAADYLILPTPPAPMDLSALIETVKRTVIPAQVPHRVLLTRVDPRSLAEALEAQNTLLEMGIPACHAFIRAYKAHERAALEAQSVVQWRGKNGREAEADYRRVAEEVQRDW, from the coding sequence GTGAAGTCGTCTGCCCCAAAATCTGCGTCTAAGTCTCCGTCCAAATCCGCGAAATCCGCTGCTGCAAAATCAACTGCTTCAACCTCCGCAGACCTGACCGCTCCAAAGGTGCTGGTTGTGCTGAACGGCAAGGGCGGCGTGGGAAAAACCACTACGGCAGTCAATCTGGCGGCAGTCTTTGCAGAAAAGTTTCGCGTGCTGCTGGTCGATGCCGATCCGCAGGGTTCCGCAAGCTGGTGGGTCGAGCGAAATCAGGGCGGTTTGGGGTTCGATTTATCCCAGGAAACAGATTCCACCCTGCTGACTGGACTGCGGCGCATCAAGGACTATCAGCTTATTGTTGTAGATACCCCTCCAGCATTAGATTCCGAATCTCTGGCGGCAGTCATTCCCGCAGCGGATTACCTGATTCTGCCCACGCCTCCCGCACCGATGGATCTCTCCGCCCTGATTGAAACCGTTAAGCGCACGGTGATTCCGGCTCAGGTTCCCCATCGGGTTTTGCTGACGCGGGTTGATCCACGCAGTCTGGCGGAGGCACTGGAAGCACAAAATACTTTGCTGGAAATGGGGATTCCTGCCTGTCATGCCTTTATTCGCGCTTACAAAGCCCACGAACGAGCCGCACTAGAAGCACAGTCGGTTGTTCAGTGGCGCGGTAAAAACGGACGGGAAGCGGAGGCAGACTATCGGCGTGTCGCGGAGGAAGTGCAGCGGGACTGGTAA
- a CDS encoding alpha/beta fold hydrolase, translating into MPTPVTLPIPISQLTESTSIALAQSIQVQDIDTPLQPEPITTAFVHSAGSSQGNPIVLLHGFDSSVFEFRRLLPQLADQHNTWAIDLLGFGFTDRPVELPFSPTAIKTHLYYTWKTLIGEPMVLVGASMGGAAAIDFALTYPEAVSHLVLIDSAGYSAGPPLGKFLIDPLGNWATAFLRSPKVRRDVSLKAYADPNFVSEDALACAALHLEHPQWQRALIAFTRSGGYPSFRKQLSQLQPPTLILWGRNDRILGIKDAPRLQQAIPRSQLIWIDQCGHVPHLEQPNRTAEYILDFLKVEP; encoded by the coding sequence ATGCCAACCCCAGTAACTCTCCCTATTCCCATCTCCCAACTCACCGAATCCACCTCGATCGCCCTCGCCCAATCCATCCAGGTGCAGGACATCGATACGCCCCTTCAGCCGGAACCGATTACAACCGCCTTTGTACATTCAGCAGGCAGCTCCCAGGGAAACCCGATCGTCCTACTCCACGGATTCGACAGTTCCGTCTTTGAATTTCGACGACTTCTGCCCCAATTGGCAGATCAGCACAACACCTGGGCGATCGATCTACTAGGGTTTGGCTTTACCGATCGTCCGGTGGAACTTCCCTTCAGTCCAACCGCTATCAAAACCCATCTTTATTACACCTGGAAAACCCTGATCGGTGAGCCGATGGTATTGGTGGGTGCCTCAATGGGCGGCGCAGCGGCGATCGATTTTGCCCTCACCTACCCGGAAGCCGTTTCGCACCTGGTTCTGATTGATAGCGCAGGCTATTCAGCAGGTCCGCCCCTGGGCAAATTCTTGATTGATCCGCTGGGCAACTGGGCAACGGCATTTTTGCGAAGTCCGAAAGTCCGGCGCGATGTTAGCCTCAAAGCCTATGCCGATCCAAACTTTGTTAGCGAGGATGCGCTTGCCTGTGCTGCCCTGCATCTGGAGCATCCCCAATGGCAAAGGGCACTGATTGCCTTTACGCGCAGTGGAGGTTATCCTTCCTTCCGCAAACAGTTGTCCCAGCTTCAACCCCCCACTCTCATTCTCTGGGGCAGAAACGATCGCATTTTAGGGATTAAGGACGCTCCCCGACTTCAGCAAGCCATTCCCAGAAGTCAATTAATCTGGATCGATCAATGTGGTCATGTCCCCCATCTGGAACAGCCCAATCGCACGGCTGAATATATTCTGGATTTCCTAAAGGTCGAGCCGTGA
- a CDS encoding DNA double-strand break repair nuclease NurA: protein MTLKPSQIHQILTRKREEFTAFNREVWEHLQQYRSALKVLSAQGESEVQQLLSQCAGTTGARLLESLALAKQGVISSGLVWQNKEQSLAWVRDRLTGIRTFAVDGSQIYPGKDLSIPIALVQIGWFENPHLPTGGYEKDIALDVMTPIDLQAGNSGEPVDRRVNMRRFEMETQRLVKYIQDHAYAEDCLVFLDGSLVATFAQVFDAESRQFYVRCLLDLLRSSEKYRVPLVAYIDTSYAQDLAVMLRTLYDLPPSDTIHDAQLLNKMMAWGDRTPLFLCERLGILDQYEEQHDRIAFTYLKTTRDNYPARIEMPIWMFEEGITDRIMDWVRGEVIIGGGYPYVIETADQTAVLQANDRQVFFQILQDWAEAEEINLRFSRKMVSKVRRR, encoded by the coding sequence ATGACCCTGAAGCCTTCTCAGATTCATCAAATTCTTACCCGCAAGCGTGAGGAATTTACTGCCTTCAATCGGGAGGTGTGGGAGCATTTGCAGCAGTACCGTAGCGCACTGAAAGTTTTATCAGCCCAGGGTGAATCTGAGGTGCAGCAGCTTTTAAGCCAGTGTGCTGGCACGACTGGGGCGCGGCTCCTGGAATCTTTGGCACTGGCAAAGCAGGGTGTTATCTCCTCCGGGTTGGTTTGGCAAAACAAAGAGCAAAGCCTTGCCTGGGTGCGCGATCGGTTGACTGGAATCCGTACTTTCGCTGTGGACGGTTCGCAGATTTATCCTGGCAAGGATCTTTCCATTCCCATTGCCCTGGTGCAGATCGGCTGGTTTGAAAATCCCCATTTGCCCACGGGAGGCTACGAGAAGGATATTGCCCTGGATGTGATGACGCCCATCGATCTTCAGGCAGGCAACAGCGGTGAACCTGTCGATCGGCGAGTCAATATGCGGCGGTTCGAGATGGAAACCCAGCGGCTCGTAAAGTACATCCAGGATCATGCTTATGCCGAGGATTGTCTGGTGTTTCTGGATGGTTCCCTCGTCGCGACCTTTGCCCAGGTGTTTGACGCAGAGAGCCGTCAATTCTACGTAAGGTGTCTGCTTGATCTGCTGCGATCGAGTGAAAAATACCGGGTGCCTCTGGTTGCCTACATCGATACGTCCTACGCGCAGGATCTGGCAGTCATGCTGCGAACGCTCTACGATTTGCCGCCCTCAGACACCATCCACGATGCTCAGTTACTCAACAAAATGATGGCGTGGGGCGATCGAACTCCCCTGTTTCTCTGTGAGCGATTGGGCATTCTGGATCAGTACGAAGAACAGCACGATCGGATTGCCTTTACCTACTTGAAGACCACCCGCGATAACTATCCCGCTCGGATTGAGATGCCAATCTGGATGTTTGAAGAGGGCATTACCGATCGGATTATGGACTGGGTTCGCGGCGAGGTGATTATTGGCGGTGGCTACCCCTATGTGATTGAAACGGCAGATCAGACGGCAGTGCTTCAGGCAAACGATCGTCAGGTCTTTTTCCAGATTTTGCAGGATTGGGCGGAGGCAGAGGAGATTAATCTGCGGTTTTCCCGCAAAATGGTGAGCAAAGTCCGGCGAAGATGA
- a CDS encoding ShlB/FhaC/HecB family hemolysin secretion/activation protein produces MKRLLAQLIVAKGRMRCMALGAALPGLIGALPVQAVPVDTLAQTPIPTHPDRPSSQPLPAIPPVSPVEMPPEVIPEVKPEVTPEVAPGLPPEIAPAPAPIPTPAPIPDATPVQIFVQRIEVIGSTVFSEDDFAPIIQPVYGKSLTLEELRQVADQITQLYLNQGYLTSRAILVDQDVQNGVVQIRIIEGSLEAIEIEGTRRVNPRYIRSRVQLGGRTPLNQKDLEDQLRLLRIDPLFDNVEASLRAGSGLGQSILSVRVTEAQDWILDLSADNFSPPDVGSERFGAVVGQRNLTGNGDSLTAAYFRSTTGGSDVFEFAYAIPLNPLQGTLFLRYSPSNFRITNPEFAVLDIEGNANLYEVSFRQPLIRSPREEFALSAGFTHRNGQTFLSNLLTDDSTTSVFTFGQDYILRDSQGAWAARSSFNFGTELFNATTDATPDGLFFSWLGQFQRVQILNGSNLLIAQLDVQLTPDPLLPTQQFAIGGGQSVRGFRQNARLGDNGIRFSVEDRITVARDEAGETVLQLAPFVDAGLVWNDGRNPDRTPNQNFLAGVGLGVLWQPLPDVDVRLDGAIPLVNLDDRGENAQDYGFYFSVNYRLQ; encoded by the coding sequence ATGAAACGATTGTTAGCGCAATTAATCGTCGCAAAAGGGAGAATGCGTTGCATGGCTCTAGGGGCGGCTTTGCCGGGACTAATTGGCGCTTTACCCGTACAGGCAGTTCCCGTAGACACCCTTGCCCAAACCCCTATTCCCACCCATCCCGATCGTCCCTCGTCCCAGCCTTTGCCCGCCATTCCGCCAGTATCCCCCGTTGAAATGCCCCCTGAGGTAATACCTGAGGTCAAGCCTGAGGTTACGCCTGAGGTTGCCCCTGGGCTTCCCCCTGAAATTGCCCCAGCGCCTGCCCCGATTCCCACACCTGCCCCGATCCCGGATGCGACTCCTGTACAGATTTTCGTGCAGCGGATTGAAGTGATTGGAAGTACGGTCTTTAGCGAAGATGACTTTGCGCCGATCATCCAGCCTGTCTACGGAAAATCCCTGACCCTGGAAGAACTGCGGCAGGTTGCGGATCAAATTACCCAGCTTTATCTTAATCAGGGCTACCTAACCTCCAGAGCCATCCTGGTTGATCAGGACGTGCAGAATGGGGTCGTGCAGATTCGCATCATTGAGGGCAGTCTGGAGGCGATCGAAATTGAGGGCACGCGGCGAGTGAATCCGAGATATATTCGCAGTCGGGTGCAGCTAGGCGGCAGAACTCCCTTGAATCAAAAGGATTTAGAAGATCAGCTCCGGCTGCTGCGAATTGATCCGCTGTTCGATAACGTGGAAGCCAGCCTGCGGGCGGGGAGTGGCTTGGGACAGAGTATTCTCTCGGTGCGCGTTACAGAGGCACAGGACTGGATTCTAGATCTGAGTGCGGATAACTTTTCGCCGCCGGATGTGGGGTCAGAGCGATTTGGGGCTGTCGTGGGACAGCGTAACTTAACTGGAAACGGAGATTCCCTCACCGCCGCCTATTTTCGATCGACTACAGGCGGATCAGATGTGTTTGAGTTTGCCTACGCCATTCCGCTAAACCCCCTTCAGGGCACGCTGTTTTTGCGTTACTCGCCCAGCAATTTTAGAATCACCAATCCGGAGTTCGCGGTTCTAGATATTGAAGGCAATGCCAATCTTTACGAGGTCAGCTTTCGCCAACCCTTAATTCGATCGCCTCGCGAAGAGTTTGCCCTCTCTGCCGGATTTACCCACCGTAACGGACAGACCTTTCTCAGTAATCTCCTCACCGACGACAGCACCACCAGCGTTTTCACCTTTGGACAGGACTATATACTGCGAGATTCACAAGGAGCCTGGGCAGCCCGATCGTCCTTCAATTTTGGGACGGAACTGTTTAACGCCACCACAGACGCCACACCAGACGGTCTGTTCTTTAGCTGGCTGGGACAGTTTCAGCGGGTACAAATTCTGAATGGAAGCAATCTTCTGATCGCCCAGCTTGACGTGCAGCTGACGCCCGATCCACTCCTGCCCACCCAACAGTTTGCGATCGGAGGCGGACAATCTGTGCGAGGATTCCGGCAAAATGCCCGACTGGGAGACAACGGCATTCGCTTTTCCGTAGAAGACCGGATTACGGTTGCCCGCGACGAAGCTGGAGAAACCGTGCTGCAACTTGCGCCTTTTGTGGATGCTGGCTTGGTCTGGAATGACGGCAGAAATCCCGATCGTACCCCCAATCAAAACTTTTTAGCCGGAGTCGGATTAGGTGTTCTCTGGCAACCCCTCCCTGATGTGGATGTGCGTTTGGATGGGGCAATTCCTCTGGTGAATCTGGACGATCGGGGGGAGAATGCTCAGGATTATGGATTTTACTTTAGTGTGAATTATCGGCTTCAGTAG
- a CDS encoding M16 family metallopeptidase, which produces MTSTLIGSSSGLNAPLNAPTIYHLPSGLTIVAEQMPVDAVNLSLWLGIGSAIETDEINGMAHFLEHMIFKGTERLSSGVFEREVEQRGAATNAATSQDYTYYYITSAPQDFAALAPLQIEVLVNAAIPDDAFERERLVVLEEIRRSEDNPRRRTYARSIEAGFDRLPYRRPVLGPASVIENLKPQQMRDFHGTWYRPQSMTAVAVGNLPVEQLIEIVAEGFEAAQSGHSATSVRPVPQFASPEDAFIEVSRQEFEDDGLQQARLVMMWRVPGMTDLNETYALDVLASVLARGRTARLIRDLREERGLVSSISVSNMTYTQQGLFYISAQLPTENIPAVEAAVRDHIRKIQTEPIQDSEIQRIRTLVANRFIFGNETPSDRAGLYGYYHAILGDLAPALNYPAHIQALEAIDLQRAAQKYLDPDAYRAVVLKPTVS; this is translated from the coding sequence ATGACCTCAACCCTCATCGGTTCTTCCTCCGGTCTTAACGCGCCCCTAAACGCGCCCACTATCTATCACCTTCCTAGCGGATTGACGATCGTGGCAGAACAGATGCCCGTCGATGCAGTGAATCTCAGTCTGTGGCTGGGCATTGGTTCCGCGATCGAAACCGACGAAATTAACGGGATGGCGCACTTCCTGGAACACATGATTTTCAAGGGAACGGAGCGTCTGTCCAGCGGTGTGTTTGAACGGGAAGTGGAACAGCGGGGAGCCGCCACTAACGCCGCCACCAGTCAGGACTACACCTACTACTACATCACCTCTGCCCCCCAGGATTTTGCTGCCCTGGCTCCGCTGCAAATTGAGGTGCTGGTGAATGCCGCTATTCCCGACGATGCCTTTGAGCGGGAAAGGCTGGTCGTGCTGGAAGAAATTCGTCGATCGGAGGACAATCCCCGTCGCCGCACCTATGCCCGATCGATTGAAGCTGGATTCGATCGCCTTCCCTACCGTCGTCCTGTCCTCGGACCTGCCAGCGTGATCGAAAATTTGAAACCGCAGCAGATGCGCGACTTTCACGGCACCTGGTATCGTCCTCAGTCGATGACGGCAGTGGCGGTCGGTAATCTGCCCGTGGAGCAGCTGATCGAAATCGTGGCGGAGGGCTTTGAGGCAGCGCAGTCTGGTCACTCTGCAACCTCCGTTCGTCCTGTCCCTCAGTTTGCCAGCCCTGAAGATGCCTTTATCGAAGTCAGCCGGCAGGAATTTGAAGACGACGGTTTGCAGCAAGCGCGACTTGTCATGATGTGGCGGGTTCCCGGCATGACCGACCTGAACGAAACCTATGCATTGGATGTCCTGGCTTCCGTCCTGGCACGGGGACGCACGGCTCGCCTGATTCGGGATCTGCGGGAGGAGCGGGGCTTAGTCTCCAGCATTTCCGTCAGCAATATGACCTATACGCAGCAGGGCTTGTTCTACATCTCCGCCCAGTTGCCCACGGAAAATATTCCCGCCGTGGAAGCCGCCGTCCGCGACCACATCCGCAAGATTCAAACGGAGCCGATCCAAGACTCTGAGATTCAGCGCATTCGCACCCTGGTCGCCAATCGGTTTATCTTCGGCAACGAAACACCGAGCGATCGGGCAGGGCTGTACGGCTACTACCACGCAATCCTGGGCGATCTGGCTCCGGCACTCAATTACCCGGCTCACATCCAGGCATTAGAGGCGATCGACCTACAGCGGGCAGCCCAGAAATACCTCGACCCGGATGCCTATCGCGCAGTCGTACTCAAACCAACCGTCTCATAG
- a CDS encoding fructosamine kinase family protein produces the protein MQWNDIAAPISTHISQVTGQSFQVDHQRSVGGGSVNQAYAFTGENCSYFVKLNQAGRLAMFEAEALGLREISKTGAIRVPEPICWGVSGNSAYLVLEWLELGYGEPQSWETMGYNLAAMHRVTSSQGFGWHQNNTIGFIPQINSWTQSWTEFWTEHRLGYQLQLARRKGGRFPQADRLLAAIPEILAGYNPQPSLVHGDLWTGNAAVTLAGEPVILDPATYYGDREVDLAMSQLFGSFPARFYSAYQEAYPLDSGYKTRKILYNLYHIINHFNQFGGSYESQANQMIADLL, from the coding sequence ATGCAGTGGAACGACATCGCCGCCCCTATTTCCACCCATATTTCTCAAGTCACAGGACAGTCCTTCCAGGTTGACCATCAACGATCGGTGGGGGGCGGCAGCGTCAATCAAGCGTATGCGTTCACGGGAGAAAACTGCTCCTACTTCGTGAAGCTCAATCAGGCGGGTCGGCTTGCCATGTTTGAGGCGGAGGCACTGGGGCTGCGAGAAATCAGCAAAACGGGCGCTATTCGCGTTCCAGAACCAATCTGCTGGGGAGTGAGCGGTAATTCTGCCTACCTCGTGCTGGAATGGCTGGAGCTGGGCTACGGCGAACCGCAGTCCTGGGAAACAATGGGATACAATTTGGCGGCAATGCATCGCGTCACCAGCAGTCAGGGCTTTGGCTGGCATCAGAACAACACGATCGGCTTTATCCCGCAGATCAACTCCTGGACGCAAAGCTGGACGGAGTTCTGGACAGAACATCGGTTGGGCTATCAGCTCCAGCTAGCTCGCCGCAAAGGAGGGCGTTTTCCTCAAGCCGATCGCCTGCTTGCCGCTATCCCAGAGATTCTGGCAGGATACAATCCCCAACCCTCCCTCGTGCATGGCGACCTTTGGACAGGCAATGCGGCAGTTACGCTAGCAGGGGAACCCGTGATTCTCGATCCGGCAACCTATTACGGCGATCGTGAAGTGGATCTCGCCATGAGCCAGCTATTTGGAAGCTTTCCCGCCCGGTTTTACAGCGCTTACCAGGAAGCCTATCCGCTTGATTCCGGCTACAAAACCCGCAAAATTCTCTACAACCTTTATCACATCATCAATCACTTCAATCAGTTCGGCGGCAGCTACGAGTCTCAGGCGAATCAAATGATCGCCGACTTGCTCTGA
- the chlP gene encoding geranylgeranyl reductase, which produces MTLRVAVVGSGPAGSSAAETLAKAGIETYLFERKLDNAKPCGGAIPLCMVSEFDLPPEIIDRRVRKMKMISPSNIEVNIGQTLKDDEYIGMCRREVLDGFLRNRAAKLGAKLINGTVHGIDIPTSSTAPYTIHYADHSNGSLEGEARTLQVDLIVGADGANSRVAKAMDAGDYNYAIAFQERIRLPEAGMAYYEELAEMYVGDDVSPDFYAWVFPKYDHVAVGTGTMKKNKALIKDLQAGIRARAAKKLEGGKIIKVEAHPIPEHPRPRRVVGRIALVGDAAGYVTKSSGEGIYFAAKSGRMCAETIVELSNKGERIPTEADLKVYLKRWDKTYGATYLVLDILQRVFYRSDATREAFVEMCSDIDVQKLTFDSYLYKTVVPANPLVQMKITAKTIGSLLRGNALAP; this is translated from the coding sequence TTGACACTACGGGTTGCTGTTGTTGGTTCCGGTCCGGCAGGTTCCTCTGCTGCTGAGACATTAGCAAAAGCTGGTATTGAAACTTACCTTTTTGAACGTAAGCTCGACAACGCAAAGCCTTGTGGTGGGGCAATTCCCCTCTGCATGGTAAGCGAATTTGATCTGCCGCCAGAAATCATCGATCGTCGTGTTCGCAAGATGAAGATGATTTCTCCCTCGAATATCGAGGTGAACATCGGTCAGACCCTCAAAGATGATGAATATATTGGGATGTGCCGCCGCGAAGTGCTAGATGGCTTCCTGCGAAATCGGGCTGCCAAGCTGGGTGCCAAGCTAATCAACGGCACGGTACACGGCATTGACATCCCCACCAGCAGCACGGCTCCCTATACCATCCACTATGCGGATCATTCCAACGGTTCGCTGGAAGGCGAAGCCAGAACGCTGCAAGTGGATCTGATTGTGGGCGCAGACGGGGCAAATTCCCGTGTTGCCAAAGCAATGGATGCCGGTGACTACAACTATGCGATCGCATTCCAGGAGCGCATTCGCCTCCCCGAAGCAGGCATGGCATACTACGAAGAACTCGCTGAGATGTACGTGGGAGACGATGTCTCGCCCGACTTCTACGCCTGGGTTTTCCCCAAGTATGACCACGTTGCCGTCGGTACCGGCACGATGAAGAAGAACAAGGCGCTGATCAAAGATCTACAAGCCGGAATCCGCGCCCGTGCGGCGAAGAAACTGGAAGGAGGCAAGATCATCAAGGTCGAAGCACACCCCATTCCAGAGCATCCCCGTCCGCGTCGTGTAGTCGGTCGGATTGCTCTCGTGGGCGATGCCGCAGGCTATGTCACCAAGTCCTCTGGCGAAGGGATTTACTTTGCTGCCAAGTCGGGACGGATGTGCGCGGAAACGATCGTGGAACTGTCGAACAAAGGCGAACGCATTCCCACGGAAGCAGACCTGAAGGTGTACCTGAAGCGATGGGATAAAACCTATGGCGCAACCTATCTGGTGCTAGATATCCTTCAACGGGTGTTCTACCGTTCGGATGCGACCCGCGAAGCCTTCGTCGAAATGTGTTCTGACATTGATGTGCAGAAACTCACCTTCGATAGCTACCTGTACAAGACGGTTGTCCCGGCAAATCCACTGGTGCAGATGAAGATCACTGCAAAGACGATCGGCAGCCTGCTCCGGGGCAATGCGCTGGCTCCTTAA